From the Lolium rigidum isolate FL_2022 chromosome 2, APGP_CSIRO_Lrig_0.1, whole genome shotgun sequence genome, one window contains:
- the LOC124690834 gene encoding uncharacterized protein LOC124690834, which translates to MNREEGKMPPASRRRGTRSLVASPLDDDDLLCEILVRLSPQPSSLPRASAVCKRWRRLVSDAGFFRRFRLHHCRNPPLLGFFEGSKGLTFVPTLEAPNRVHPGRFSLPSGVGECFKCLGCRHGLVLISLRNRLQALVWDPVTGDQHRFTIPPGVATHGDSTLINGAVLRAAGHFQFQVVVVAADGDNQHRRALACVYSSQTGLWGDLISTPLPYKATGCIFPTFVNTNDAVLAGDSLYWVLAGNSDRILEFDLVKQILTVIRVPVDVRVQVSCFTIIRAEGGGLGVFFLSGSDSNCTAQLWERKTDCCGVASWLLARTIELDKILSLKAQKKEVIYVRGYAEENNVVFLSTFVSLFMVHLESLKFNMVFDTKPLALSQCHPFESVYAAGKNMSYAEDTKFVLFW; encoded by the coding sequence ATGAACCGTGAAGAGGGCAAGATGCcgccggccagccgccgccgcggCACCCGTTCGCTAGTGGCCAGTCCGCTGGACGACGACGACCTCCTCTGCGAGATCCTCGTCCGCCTCTCCCCGCAGCCGTCGTCCCTCCCCCGCGCCTCCGCCGTCTGCAAGCGCTGGCGACGCCTCGTCTCCGACGCCGGCTTCTTCCGCCGCTTCCGCCTCCACCACTGCCGCAACCCGCCACTGCTCGGTTTCTTCGAAGGATCTAAAGGTCTGACCTTCGTGCCCACCCTGGAGGCCCCCAACCGTGTCCACCCCGGACGCTTCTCGCTGCCGTCCGGCGTGGGCGAGTGCTTCAAGTGCCTTGGGTGCCGCCACGGTCTCGTGCTCATCTCCCTTCGGAACCGCCTCCAGGCCCTGGTGTGGGACCCCGTCACCGGCGACCAGCACCGCTTCACCATTCCCCCGGGAGTTGCCACACATGGAGATAGTACCCTGATCAACGGAGCGGTGCTTCGTGCTGCCGGACACTTCCAGTTCCAGGTGGTCGTGGTAGCCGCAGATGGTGACAACCAACATAGACGAGCGCTCGCCTGCGTCTACTCGTCGCAGACCGGCTTGTGGGGGGATCTTATCTCCACACCGCTGCCATACAAGGCTACTGGGTGCATTTTCCCCACCTTCGTCAATACGAATGATGCTGTGCTGGCTGGAGATTCCCTCTACTGGGTGCTTGCGGGCAATTCAGATAGAATTCTCGAATTTGATTTGGTAAAACAGATCCTAACTGTGATACGGGTACCAGTGGATGTGCGTGTGCAGGTCAGCTGCTTCACGATTATACGGGCTGAGGGCGGCGGGCTGGGTGTCTTCTTCCTCTCAGGCTCAGACTCCAACTGCACTGCCCAGTTATGGGAAAGGAAGACTGATTGTTGTGGTGTTGCTTCATGGTTGCTCGCAAGAACTATTGAACTGGACAAGATACTTTCCCTGAAAGCACAGAAGAAAGAGGTCATCTACGTACGAGGGTATGCTGAGGAAAATAATGTGGTGTTCTTGTCGACATTTGTCAGTCTCTTCATGGTTCATCTTGAGTCACTCAAGTTCAATATGGTTTTCGATACCAAACCCTTGGCCTTGTCTCAGTGTCATCCATTCGAAAGTGTATATGCTGCAGGTAAGAACATGTCTTATGCTGAAGATACAAAATTTGTACTTTTCTGGTAA
- the LOC124690835 gene encoding uncharacterized protein LOC124690835 — protein MTMTMAPREGDGAAEGGVDLWAMAAELERQFAGYKQRYPERTSSCDIVDDAGSPLQAADGGGASSGDEEEDGDGGGGVRGRMYEAYTRRRDERLRSVWRARMERKEAEVMALWAQLRGGGPAAALAAEDDDDVDGCTGAGEVGNSEAEEDGEKRRSSDVAAPGRVSGKKHARTRKSFSSVNLVKSSRPDVGLRRALSQEPLPPASSVAEGASKKHGAPIGAAATKRKALSGSKGGSVKGHGSVRQAGPKPPRGGLHRRCSSGGMEAVVLPACSSEHAAASHHEDEAQKASSPTRFVGSDNGDTGIETARASSPESEVVDNGAAADGREAELKNALVDVADKRNAEETVVQSLDADAKLGNGEITSDSEIEPSYVVIKKKVVEGKAARGSDILGAGSDADPQTEDKNVGNAAADQATSAADAATATTANADESYDDLSSFTGTGRSDRGSARNSSPSCSSRAQSVERLLEADAALVRKKREDPGVGGRRSAQTVSTPPSARSRGTTTSPRGTGLGFKKRFLSFGKKTRGKDGATVIECTSPASVPASPADCGSARRRCRTADDSIGPRVVGYSSDAAASDDTDLAASPRVCSLQSLVAASPAKSDLSEMVPMEKSPKSHRSFFSFRSFNCGRG, from the exons atgaccatgaccatggcGCCGCGTGAGGGCGACGGCGCCGCGGAGGGCGGCGTGGACCTGTGGGCGATGGCCGCGGAGCTGGAGCGGCAGTTCGCCGGGTACAAGCAGCGGTACCCGGAGAGGACGAGCAGCTGCGAcatcgtcgacgatgctggttcCCCCCTGCAAGCTGccgacggcggtggcgcgagcagcggtgacgaggaggaggacggcgacggcggaggaggcgtGCGGGGCCGGATGTACGAGGCGTACACGCGGCGGAGGGACGAGCGGCTGCGCTCGGTGTGGCGCGCGCGGATGGAGCGCAAGGAGGCCGAGGTCATGGCGCTCTGGGCGCAGctccggggcggcggcccggCAGCGGCcttggcggcggaggacgacgacgatgtcgACGGTTGCACCGGCGCCGGAGAGGTAGGTAATTCC gaagcagaggaggacggCGAGAAGAGGAGGAGCTCCGACGTAGCAGCCCCAGGAAGGGTTTCCGGCAAGAAGCACGCGCGCACCAGGAAGAGCTTCTCGTCGGTTAACCTGGTCAAAAGCAGCCGCCCCGACGTCGGGTTACGGCGCGCGCTGTCGCAAGAACCGCTGCCACCGGCTAGCTCCGTCGCCGAGGGTGCCAGCAAGAAGCACGGCGCACCGATTGGCGCCGCCGCGACGAAGCGTAAGGCATTGTCCGGCAGCAAAGGGGGGTCGGTGAAAGGACACGGCTCGGTCAGGCAAGCCGGCCCGAAGCCGCCGCGTGGCGGCTTGCACCGGAGGTGCAGCTCCGGCGGCATGGAGGCGGTTGTGCTGCCGGCCTGTTCGAGCGAGCACGCTGCGGCATCCCACCATGAGGATGAGGCTCAAaaggcttcttccccaacacgattcgtCGGGAGTGACAACGGTGACACTGGCATCGAGACCGCACGAGcctcctcgccggaatcagaggtGGTGGACAACGGTGCGGCCGCAGACGGCcgcgaagctgaactgaagaacgCTCTGGTCGACGTGGCTGACAAACGCAACGCCGAGGAGACCGTGGTGCAGTCTCTTGATGCCGATGCCAAGCTTGGCAACGGAGAGATCACCAGCGACTCTGAAATCGAGCCAAGCTACGTCGTCATCAAGAAGAAGGTTGTCGAAGGTAAAGCCGCGAGGGGCTCTGACATTCTGGGCGCTGGATCGGATGCTGATCCACAGACCGAGGACAAAAATGTTGGCAATGCAGCTGCAGATCAGGCTACCAGCGCGGCCGACGCAGCCACCGCCACGACGGCAAACGCCGATGAAAGCTACGATGACTTGTCCTCCTTCACCGGCaccggccggtcagaccggggctCCGCGCGAAACAGCTCTCCCTCCTGCAGCTCCCGGGCCCAGTCCGTCGAGAGGCTGCTCGAAGCCGACGCCGCGCTGGTGCGGAAGAAGCGCGAGGATCCGGGCGTCGGCGGTAGGAGGAGCGCCCAGACGGTGTCGACGCCGCCCAGCGCGCGGAGCAGGgggacgacgacgtcgccgagaGGGACAGGGTTGGGGTTCAAGAAGCGGTTCCTGAGTTTTGGGAAGAAGACCAGGGGCAAGGATGGTGCCACCGTCATCGAGTGCACGTCTCCGGCGTCGGTGCCGGCCTCGCCGGCTGACTGCGGCAGCGCGAGAAGACGGTGTCGGACCGCCGACGATTCGATCGGGCCCAGGGTGGTGGGCTATTCCTCGGATGCAGCTGCCTCCGATGACACGGACCTCGCCGCCTCTCCCCGGG TTTGCTCTCTCCAAAGCCTTGTAGCTGCTTCGCCTGCAAAGTCTGACCTGAGTGAGATGGTTCCCATGGAGAAATCACCAAAAT CTCATCGCTCATTCTTCTCGTTTCGGTCGTTCAACTGTGGCAGGGGATGA
- the LOC124690836 gene encoding uncharacterized protein LOC124690836 codes for MESLLKEQPHTQVFDLSGSWDLASSRLDTLNPDLGGVVYPGRTTMRRMLLTTIHGYYLQALARLPRDQLCSQRLLYSMMHHGHCFGPLDPVSNIIFNTIWYSSACPLPSSIENSKMDMVSTSALLRISVRSFYGLVSFLCTRYDALTVDRAMHHLMEAGADLRIADPNFHGNNHAAGGHVPSATVQEAYAAAAAAAAGACHSQRQAHIVLLRQSSLISRMGSIYLKGSGPLSSDAVDRLSSTARHLSSSHFQGLLLPLPETRVLDRLTYNRVNQLRISFWNQHARAVRMVESAIDMYNSQPGVPKYELHVICGVNEYVHGPEYITGNFRKYHHSHINFLATCKESQSAAALPVLFFAQWSNHGTKEECFCCPVGVPPLNSEQVRCLYCEFEGSRIVHPANESFHGRDIEFEKMLSGRLYSGSYSNNCIIVHSCSLTFWVDGLADDSIYSVDRIDDDDKEDGMLSVDFQRRIRLT; via the exons ATGGAGTCGCTGCTCAAGGAACAACCACACACACAAGTTTTCGACCTCAGCGGATCCTGGGACCTAGCATCTTCTCGCCTCGACACTCTCAACCCAGACCTCGGAGGGGTGGTGTATCCTGGTCGGACGACCATGAGGCGTATGCTTCTCACCACCATCCATGGATACTACCTGCAGGCACTTGCCAGGCTGCCCAGGGACCAGCTCTGCTCTCAGCGCCTGCTCTACAGCATGATGCACCACGGCCACTGCTTCGGCCCGCTTGACCCCGTTTCCAACATCATCTTCAATACCATCTGGTATAGTTCAGCCTGCCCGCTTCCCTCATCGATAGAAAATTCTAAGATGGACATGGTCAGCACCAGCGCCCTCCTTCGGATTTCCGTCAGGTCCTTCTACGGCCTCGTCTCCTTCCTGTGCACCCGCTACGACGCCCTCACCGTTGATCGAGCCATGCATCATCTGATGGAGGCTGGGGCTGACCTGCGAATCGCCGATCCCAACTTCCATGGTAATAACCACGCTGCTGGAGGACACGTTCCGTCTGCCACCGTCCAAGAGGCCTATGCTGCTGCGGCTGCTGCGGCTGCTGGCGCATGCCACTCACAACGTCAAGCGCACATTGTGCTTCTCCGACAATCTTCTCTGATTTCACGGATGGGCTCCATTTATCTCAAGGGCAGTGGCCCGCTCTCCAGTGATGCTGTTGACCGCCTCTCCAGTACTGCACGACACTTGTCCTCAAGCCACTTCCAAGGTCTACTGCTGCCACTGCCAGAAACCAGGGTGTTGGATAGGTTGACATACAACAGGGTAAATCAACTGAGAATCAGCTTCTGGAACCAGCATGCTAGAGCTGTCAGAATGGTGGAATCTGCAATCGATATGTACAACAGTCAACCTGGG GTACCCAAATATGAACTTCATGTTATCTGCGGTGTCAATGAGTATGTACATGGCCCTGAGTACATCACTGGCAACTTTCGGAAATATCATCATTCCCATATCAATTTCCTCGCCACATGCAAAGAAAGCCAATCTGCTGCTGCTCTTCCAGTTCTCTTCTTTGCCCAGTGGAGCAACCATGGCACCAAAGAGGAGTGCTTCTGCTGCCCTGTTGGTGTGCCACCTCTGAACTCGG AACAAGTCCGTTGTCTTTACTGTGAATTCGAAGGGAGCAGGATTGTGCATCCTGCAAACGAGAGTTTCCACGGCCGTGACATTGAGTTTGAGAAGATGTTGTCCGGACGACTCTATTCAGGAAGCTACAGCAACAACTGCATCATCGTACATAGCTGCTCCTTGACCTTTTGGGTAGATGGTCTGGCAGACGACTCCATTTACTCTGTTGACCgtattgatgatgatgataaagaaGATGGGATGCTCTCAGTGGACTTCCAAAGAAGGATAAGGTTAACGTAA